One genomic segment of Streptomyces niveus includes these proteins:
- a CDS encoding DUF742 domain-containing protein → MTVPTDGPWLDDAAGRLIRPYTVSGGRTRPTAELDLMSLVMATGATGQTYLGPEHGEALALCHGPTSVAEIAGHLRLPAVVTKILLSDLMDSGAVTVRPPHNFDNPSDCSLLEAVLDGLRRQL, encoded by the coding sequence GTGACGGTCCCGACGGACGGGCCGTGGCTGGACGACGCGGCGGGCCGGCTCATCCGCCCGTACACGGTCAGCGGCGGCCGGACCCGCCCGACGGCGGAGCTGGATCTGATGTCGCTGGTCATGGCCACGGGAGCCACCGGCCAGACGTATCTCGGCCCCGAGCACGGCGAAGCGCTCGCCCTCTGCCACGGGCCGACGTCCGTGGCGGAGATCGCCGGGCATCTGCGGCTGCCCGCCGTCGTCACGAAGATCCTGCTGTCCGACCTGATGGACAGCGGCGCGGTCACGGTCCGGCCACCCCACAACTTCGACAATCCCAGCGACTGTTCCCTTCTGGAGGCAGTACTCGATGGCCTACGACGACAGCTGTGA
- a CDS encoding roadblock/LC7 domain-containing protein translates to MASDAPTGHVSDLDWLLSGLVQRVPHTRSAVLLSSDGLVRSVHGLDPDSADHMAALASGLYSLGRSAGARFGDSSEVRQVVVELDSTLLFVSTAGSGTCLAVLAGREADAAVLGYEMAMLVKSVRPYLATPVRQAAGTSSSVTGQ, encoded by the coding sequence ATGGCGAGCGATGCGCCGACAGGCCACGTCTCCGACCTCGACTGGCTGCTCAGCGGCCTGGTCCAGCGGGTGCCTCACACCCGTAGCGCGGTACTCCTCTCCTCCGACGGACTCGTCAGATCGGTCCACGGCCTCGACCCCGACAGCGCCGACCACATGGCCGCTCTCGCGTCAGGTCTCTACTCGCTCGGCCGTAGCGCCGGCGCGCGCTTCGGGGACAGCAGCGAGGTGCGCCAGGTGGTGGTGGAACTGGACTCCACGCTGCTCTTCGTCTCGACGGCCGGGTCCGGCACCTGTCTGGCCGTACTCGCCGGACGCGAGGCGGACGCCGCCGTCCTCGGCTACGAGATGGCGATGCTGGTCAAGAGCGTCAGGCCGTATCTGGCGACGCCGGTCAGGCAGGCGGCCGGCACCTCATCGAGCGTCACGGGTCAGTGA
- a CDS encoding ATP-binding protein codes for MSQLRAPAARPDRREGGRHGRPGSRTPQAKAPSAKGRAAPEPSATAPPEAGIRPQLLRAAVLPTVIATLSGLLAVLVTVRSGGMAPTPEIWAAVVGTVLAGVLAATAAAVGADRAARSVHHRSDALRRSSARARADLRAVVEQLRRGEGPPPRRPPPAKAPGGDELDLLAQELGRSQEHAIAAVVQASRLSSSVGNEQKVEVFVNLARRLQSLVHREIQLLDELENKVEDPDLLKGLFQVDHLATRIRRHAENLAVLGGAISRRQWSRPVTLTEVLRSAVAEVEQYPRVKLVPPVNGTLRGHAVADVVHLLAELVENATLFSAPHTQVLLRAQQVTAGLAIEVEDRGLGMPPDEQKRMNALLADPDQVNVAHLLQDGRIGLFVVSALARRHGIAVRLHANIYGGIQAVLVLPQALLGIDGDGDGSGQAGGRAPGTPMAGSPTAPLPVHTKGHAPTPAPVRETAPAPAPPPLPAPPSVPVQVYEAGPGPVSAESPATETRQRPSHRRTPVRRPLPVRGERAARATSADTPTGPTARPRPPEPDQHPRPEESFLPEDSFRPKDSFPPEDRFRPPPRPEFLPVTDGPSVPGAVRGTMDRPQLPRRRSQEHLVPQLRDAPAPPGDDEQALHDPGLMAAFQRGIGLAEAQPARDHGPGPGLAPATELPAPRRGDRDNPPKE; via the coding sequence ATGTCTCAACTTCGCGCACCCGCCGCGCGACCCGACCGCAGAGAAGGCGGCCGGCACGGCAGGCCGGGCAGCCGTACGCCGCAGGCCAAGGCACCGTCGGCCAAGGGCCGGGCCGCACCCGAGCCCTCCGCGACCGCGCCGCCCGAAGCGGGTATTCGCCCCCAACTCCTGCGCGCCGCCGTGCTGCCGACCGTCATAGCCACGCTCAGCGGCCTTCTCGCCGTGCTCGTCACCGTCCGCTCCGGCGGGATGGCGCCGACCCCCGAGATCTGGGCCGCCGTCGTCGGTACGGTGCTGGCCGGCGTCCTCGCGGCAACGGCCGCCGCCGTCGGCGCCGACCGTGCGGCCAGATCCGTGCACCACCGCTCCGACGCGCTGCGCCGGTCGAGCGCCCGCGCCCGGGCCGACCTGCGCGCGGTGGTGGAACAGCTGCGCCGCGGCGAGGGCCCGCCACCACGGCGACCGCCCCCGGCGAAGGCACCCGGCGGCGACGAACTGGACCTGCTCGCACAGGAGCTGGGACGGTCCCAGGAGCACGCGATCGCCGCCGTCGTCCAGGCGTCCCGGCTGTCGAGCAGCGTCGGCAACGAACAGAAGGTCGAGGTCTTCGTCAACCTCGCCCGCCGCCTCCAGTCGCTCGTGCACCGGGAGATCCAGCTCCTGGACGAGCTGGAGAACAAGGTCGAGGACCCGGATCTGCTGAAAGGTCTCTTCCAGGTCGACCATCTCGCCACCCGCATCCGCAGGCACGCCGAGAACCTCGCCGTACTCGGCGGTGCCATCTCGCGCCGCCAGTGGAGCCGGCCGGTCACGCTGACCGAGGTGCTGCGCTCGGCCGTCGCGGAGGTCGAGCAGTATCCGCGGGTCAAACTCGTGCCGCCCGTCAACGGCACCCTCCGCGGCCACGCCGTCGCCGACGTCGTCCACCTGCTGGCCGAACTCGTCGAGAACGCGACGCTGTTCTCCGCGCCGCACACCCAGGTCCTGCTGCGCGCGCAGCAGGTCACCGCCGGACTAGCCATCGAGGTCGAGGACCGGGGGCTCGGCATGCCCCCCGACGAGCAGAAGCGGATGAACGCCCTGCTCGCCGACCCCGACCAGGTCAATGTGGCCCATCTCCTCCAGGACGGACGGATCGGGCTGTTCGTGGTGTCGGCCCTCGCCCGGCGGCACGGCATCGCCGTCCGGCTGCACGCCAACATCTACGGCGGGATCCAGGCCGTACTCGTGCTGCCGCAGGCGTTGTTGGGCATCGACGGTGACGGCGATGGATCGGGGCAGGCCGGCGGCCGGGCACCGGGCACGCCCATGGCCGGGTCCCCGACCGCGCCCCTGCCCGTGCACACGAAAGGGCACGCGCCCACCCCCGCTCCGGTGCGGGAGACGGCCCCAGCGCCCGCGCCACCGCCCCTACCCGCCCCACCGTCCGTACCCGTGCAGGTGTACGAGGCGGGGCCCGGCCCCGTGAGCGCGGAGAGCCCCGCGACGGAGACCCGGCAGCGCCCGTCGCACCGGCGGACCCCGGTGCGACGGCCGCTGCCCGTACGAGGTGAGCGCGCCGCGCGCGCCACGTCCGCCGATACGCCGACGGGCCCGACCGCGCGGCCCCGGCCCCCCGAGCCGGATCAGCACCCGCGACCGGAAGAGTCGTTTCTGCCGGAGGACTCCTTCCGGCCGAAGGACTCGTTCCCGCCGGAGGACCGGTTCCGGCCCCCGCCCCGGCCCGAGTTCCTGCCGGTGACGGACGGCCCCTCCGTACCCGGCGCCGTGCGCGGCACCATGGACCGGCCCCAACTGCCCAGGCGCCGCAGCCAGGAGCATCTGGTCCCCCAGTTGCGGGACGCGCCCGCCCCGCCCGGCGACGACGAACAGGCGCTCCACGATCCCGGTCTGATGGCCGCCTTCCAGCGCGGCATCGGCCTCGCCGAGGCCCAGCCCGCCAGGGACCACGGGCCCGGCCCCGGGCTCGCCCCCGCGACGGAACTGCCGGCTCCGCGACGCGGAGACCGGGACAACCCCCCCAAGGAGTAG
- a CDS encoding SIS domain-containing protein: MTFVQTELASQPASWSRAAELGDGLRGSGRLPEAGERTAVVGCGTSYYMAQAYAALREGAGQGETDAFAASEFPAGRRYDRVVALTRSGTTTEVLQLLAAARGTAARTTAITADPETPIRSAADDLVVLDFADEQSVVQTRFATTALTLLRAHLGLHTESVVADGERAVSEPLPEGATDCSQFTFLGQGWTVGLANEGALKMREAALAWTESYPAMEYRHGPISITTKGTATWLLGPAPDGLAEQVGATGGLWVAGELDPLAELVRIQRLALALADARGLDPDRPRHLTRSVILADG, encoded by the coding sequence GTGACCTTTGTCCAGACGGAACTGGCCAGTCAGCCCGCGAGCTGGAGCCGGGCGGCGGAGCTGGGCGACGGCCTGCGCGGCTCGGGAAGGCTCCCCGAAGCCGGTGAGCGCACCGCGGTCGTCGGCTGCGGCACCTCGTACTACATGGCCCAGGCATACGCGGCGCTCAGGGAGGGCGCGGGCCAGGGGGAGACCGACGCCTTCGCCGCGTCGGAGTTCCCGGCCGGCCGCCGGTACGACCGCGTCGTGGCGCTGACCCGGTCCGGAACCACCACCGAGGTCCTTCAACTGCTGGCGGCCGCACGCGGCACCGCCGCCCGTACGACCGCGATCACGGCCGACCCCGAGACACCGATCCGCTCGGCCGCCGACGACCTGGTCGTCCTCGACTTCGCCGACGAACAGTCCGTCGTGCAGACCCGGTTCGCCACCACGGCCCTCACCCTGCTCCGCGCGCACCTCGGCCTGCACACCGAATCGGTGGTCGCGGACGGGGAGCGCGCCGTGTCGGAGCCGCTGCCCGAAGGGGCCACCGACTGCTCGCAGTTCACGTTCCTAGGGCAGGGCTGGACCGTCGGACTCGCCAACGAGGGCGCGCTCAAGATGCGGGAGGCGGCGCTCGCCTGGACGGAGTCCTACCCCGCGATGGAGTACCGGCACGGCCCCATCAGCATCACCACCAAGGGCACCGCGACCTGGCTGCTCGGCCCCGCGCCCGACGGCCTCGCCGAACAGGTCGGCGCGACCGGCGGACTGTGGGTGGCCGGTGAACTCGACCCGCTGGCCGAGCTCGTACGGATCCAGCGCCTCGCCCTCGCGCTCGCCGACGCGCGGGGTCTGGACCCCGACCGGCCGCGCCACCTCACCCGTTCGGTGATTCTCGCCGACGGGTAG
- a CDS encoding MBL fold metallo-hydrolase: protein MRSEAFGADSAGERLERIHRSPNFADGVFQNPEGTARTRPSGSMVELSKVYLRKEARARRAPASAIPVHQDTLADLAVPPASGLRLTWMGHSSVLAEIDGRRVLFDPVWGERCSPFSFAGPKRLHPVPVSLAALGPVDVVVISHDHYDHLDLPTIKGLASTNTVFAVPLGVGAHLEHWGVPASRLRELDWNETAEVAGISFTATPARHFCGRGLRNQQHTLWASWAVAGPEHRIYHSGDTGYFSGFRDIGAAHGPFDATMIQIGAYSEYWPDIHMTPAEGLRAHLDLQQGEPSGVMLPIHWGTFNLAPHPWAEPGEGTVTAAAEAGVRIALPRPGESYEPTLTDSIPGAPWWRSVAVPPAGGWPEAVPAGDKAPVSAAATAVAPAAVTATAASAPGPDSAAPDRATGAGGATARTETGPGTAAGSAGSAPSAQSAP from the coding sequence ATGCGGTCCGAGGCCTTCGGGGCCGACTCGGCCGGCGAACGCCTGGAGCGGATCCACCGCTCTCCGAACTTCGCCGACGGTGTCTTCCAGAACCCAGAGGGCACCGCCAGAACCAGACCGTCCGGCTCCATGGTGGAGCTGTCGAAGGTCTACCTCCGTAAGGAGGCGCGGGCCCGGCGCGCGCCCGCCTCCGCCATCCCGGTTCACCAGGACACCCTCGCCGACCTCGCCGTACCGCCCGCCTCCGGGCTGCGGCTGACCTGGATGGGCCACTCCAGCGTCCTCGCCGAGATCGACGGCCGGCGCGTGCTCTTCGATCCGGTCTGGGGCGAGCGCTGCTCCCCCTTCTCCTTCGCCGGACCGAAGCGGCTGCACCCCGTACCCGTCTCGCTCGCCGCACTCGGGCCGGTCGACGTCGTCGTCATCTCGCACGACCACTACGACCACCTCGATCTGCCGACGATCAAGGGGCTCGCCTCCACGAACACCGTCTTCGCCGTGCCGCTGGGCGTCGGCGCCCACCTGGAGCACTGGGGCGTGCCCGCGTCGCGCCTGCGCGAGCTGGACTGGAACGAGACCGCCGAGGTGGCGGGCATCTCCTTCACCGCGACCCCCGCGCGGCACTTCTGCGGCCGCGGCCTGCGCAACCAGCAGCACACCCTCTGGGCCTCCTGGGCCGTCGCGGGACCTGAGCACCGCATCTACCACAGCGGCGACACCGGCTACTTCTCCGGCTTCCGCGACATCGGCGCCGCGCACGGCCCCTTCGACGCCACGATGATCCAGATCGGCGCCTACAGCGAATACTGGCCGGACATCCACATGACCCCCGCCGAGGGGCTGCGCGCACACCTCGACCTCCAGCAGGGCGAGCCGTCCGGCGTCATGCTCCCGATCCACTGGGGCACCTTCAACCTGGCCCCGCATCCGTGGGCCGAGCCCGGCGAGGGCACGGTCACCGCCGCGGCGGAGGCGGGTGTACGGATCGCGCTGCCGCGTCCGGGCGAGTCCTACGAGCCGACGCTGACCGACAGCATCCCGGGCGCCCCGTGGTGGCGCTCGGTCGCCGTCCCGCCGGCCGGCGGCTGGCCGGAGGCGGTCCCTGCCGGGGACAAGGCTCCGGTTTCGGCCGCAGCCACAGCCGTGGCCCCCGCCGCGGTCACGGCGACCGCGGCCTCCGCGCCGGGTCCGGACTCCGCCGCGCCGGACCGGGCCACGGGCGCGGGCGGCGCGACCGCCAGGACGGAGACCGGTCCCGGCACGGCCGCGGGGTCCGCCGGGTCGGCGCCCTCCGCGCAGAGCGCGCCGTAG